The Thermococcus sibiricus MM 739 DNA window GGGAGAGCTCTGGCCGGGCTTAAAGTGTATTTTAGGAATCTTAAGATAGGAGAGAGGACAAGAAAGGTGCTTTACGAGAAGCTTTTGGAGCCAAAGGCGAGGATTAAAGAGGGTCAGGTTTTAAGCAAATATGCAAATGCAGCGATAGACATAAGCGATGGCATGAGCAAAGAACTGCACTTAATAGCAGAAATGAGCAAAGTAAAGATAATAATCAATGCGGAAAAGCTCCCTATAAGGGAGGAGGTTTTTGAAGTTGCTGAGCTCTTGGGCTTAGACCCTATTGAGGTTGCCTTAGCTTCTGGAGAAGAGTTTGAGCTCATCTTTACGATTCCTGAGGAGCACTTGGATCAGCTTGACTTTGATTTCGCAGTGATTGGAAGAGTCGAAAAGGGAGAAGGAGTTTACCTAAGGAGGAATGGAAAACTCGAAAAAATGCCAGTTTTGGGGTGGGAGCATCTTTCGAAGTTTTAAAGCAATGTAGGGAACGCCTTTTTGCGCGCTAAATTTCCCTTCAGACTATGAGGAAGTTTAAATGCTTGCCCCTCTATACCAAAACTTTTTATCTCTTCTGATTTTATTTATCTAATGGTGAGGTTATGGACATTTTCCTCGACTGAAAAAGGACTTCAAAGATTTCAAAACCTCCTGCTTAGCCATAGTTCTTTATGGTTCATATGCTAAAGGCTCACCTACAAAAAGGAGTGATGTAGATATCTGCCTGATTAAACCAAAAGAAGGTGTATATGAGAGGGTACTGAAGAAGCTTGGCGAGAAATATGATATAAAAGTTTTTGAGGAACTTCCGCTTTATATTCAAATTGATATTATAAAAAACCATAAGGTAGTTTATGAGAATGAGCTTGAACTTTCCGAATACTTCTACCAATTTAGAAAGCTCTGGAAAGATATGGAGCATCGCATAAAAGAAAATCAGTTTTCAAGTGTTAGGGAAAAGATAGATTTGAGGAGGAGAGCAAATGAGAAGGCAAAGATACTTAGAAAAACTTGAAAAGTTTGAGGAAGAATATCGCTTTATTAAACGACATGAGATGAAGGATGAAGTGACTCAAAGAGCGCTCTTATATTCTCTCTAGCTCTGTGTGGACATAGCTATGGATGTTGTTGCAATGTTAACCAAAGATTTGGGAATAACTGTTGAAGATGACTATACAAACATTAAAGACTTTTGGAGAATGGAATTCTCTTGGAAAAGGAAGCAGGACTTCTTAGGCAATTTAACGCTGTAAGAAACGCAATTGTTCATAAATACGACAGACTAAATTTGAAAATCATAAACGAAGCCCTTAATAGGGTCGATGAGCTGTACAACATTGTTATAAAATTGATTGAGAGTTATGAATCTTTGGTCTCATTGCAATAACTGAGCGAAATCCTAATAACTTCCCTCCCCAACTATCTCTGATGCATTATGAAGAGGATAAAGTTTAGGATTCCGATTGACAAAGTTAATTATGAATTTTTCAATGCCTTTAAGTGGTTCATGGATCTGGTTGAGTGGGGCTATGGAGATACTTACTTCTTCCTCGGAAGCGACGTGGTGAAGCTTGTGGAGATTAAGTTCAAAGAAGACTTAAAAGCAGAAGAAATTGTTAAGAAACTCCTTGAAATCCCTCACGTTAGAGATGCCAAGCTTATTCCAAAGAACGACCACTATCTCCTCTACGTGAGAGCCAACATTTTTGAGGCACCTTTTCCCAAAAACGTCCTGGAGGTTTTTGATATTCAAAAGAAGGGCGTAGTGGTGTTCGAAAAGGGCACATTCACATCCAAAGAAATTTATTTATACGTGATCTGTGAGGATGAGCTTGTGGGGGACGTTATCTCAGTGGTAAAGAAAGTGTATGGCGGGGAGCTGGTAAGCATAGAGGAGTATTCTCCAGAAGATAATCCCCTCTCAAAGCTCACCGGAAAGCAGCTTGAAACATTGCTCCTGGCATATAAGAGCGGTTATTTCGATGATCCTAGGAGGATAACCCTTAGGGAGCTCGCCGAGATGCTGAACCTGAGCCCTTCAACTGTGAAGGAGCATTTGAGGAAAGCCCAGAGAAAAATCTTTGAGGAGCTTATAGGCTAATTTCTTACCGAAATCTTTAAATCATCTTTTCGGTAATTACCTATAGAGGGAGGCCTATGGGAAAAATCAAAACCAGCATTTATATTGATGCCGAACTATGGTGGGAATTAAAGAAAGATGCTGCTGAAGAGAAAAAGGATTTGAGTAAACTTCTTGAAGAGATTATTTCAGAGGAGCTTCTTTTAGGCGTGGAAGATTCTTTGAGAGGGATGATCAGAGAATTTGAGGAAAAAATTGAATTTGAACCTGTTATTGCGAAAGAAAGTGTTAGTGAACTCGTAAGGGCGATGCGGGATGAGCGGGAAGACAGTATACTTGGACAGTAATGCCATAATTAAACGCTACGTAAAGGAAAAGAACAGCGAAGAAATCATTAAACTCTACAGAAAAGCGTATAATGGAGAAGTTAAGCTCTCATTCAGTCTCTGGAATATAGGTGAGGTGTTAGGGGTTCTTGATAAAGCAAGAAGGCTTGAAAGGCTTGATATAGAGAGTTATGAGTTAGTTAGGGCCAGATTTCTCTCTGAAACTCTTAGAATGAAGCAATTAGGGATATTAAGGCTTATTCCTGTGCATGCGTCAATACTTGAAAAGAGCTGGCAGCTGATAGAAAAATATCACATATATCAAGCTGATGCCCTCCAGATCCTCTCATCAAAAAGGATAAATGTGGATGAATTTTATACCGGGGATAAAAGATTGAACGAAGTTGCTATCTCAGAGGGATTGAACTCGGTTATTGTTTGAGTTATATTATGTAACCTACTCAAATGTCCCGCACATGTGCGGGGTTAACTATAACTACTTCTAGCGCCTATTTTAAATTGGTGAAAGCATGCCTGTGATTGAAGTTAAGAATGTTAGGAAGTATTACGGCGATGTTAGGGGTGTAGAGAATTTAAGCTTCGAAGTTGAAGAAGGGGAAATCTACGGCTTTTTGGGGCCAAATGGAGCTGGAAAGACAACAACCGTTAAAATTCTTGTGAAGATCATCAAAGACTACACCGGGGAAGTCAAGGTTTTTGGCAAAGACTTGAGAAAATGGGGTAAAGATTACTACAACAAGATCGGTGTATCATTTGAGTTCCCTGCCGTCTATTCAAAGCTCACTGCTCTTGAAAACCTTCAGTTCTTTGCAAGCTTTTATAAGAAGCATCTCGATCCAATGAATGTCCTAAAGATGGTTGGTCTTGACAAAGAAGCAAATCAGCTCGTTGCCGGATTCTCCAAGGGTATGAAGAAGAAGCTCGATTTGGCAAGGGCCTTACTACCTGACCCCGAAGTATTCTTCTTAGATGAACCCCTTGAAGGTCTTGACCCTGCAAGTGCAAGAAAAATAAAAGATCTGCTCCTTGAAATGCGTGAAAACGGAAAAACAATCTTTTTGACCACTCATAACATGTATGTTGCAGATGAGCTGTGTGATAGGGTAGGGTTCATCGTTGATGGTGCTGTAAGACTGGTAGACAACCCAAGTGAGCTTAAGGTAAAAATGGGCAAACGGCTTGTTAGAGTGGAATACGTTGCTAATGGTGGCGTTGCAGTGAAGGAGTTTCCACTGGAGAACATCGGCCAGAACGAGAAGTTCCTCAAAATCATCCAGGAGCACGAGGTAAGAAGAATAAACACGGAGGAGCCTACATTGGAGGAGATATTCCTAAAAGTGACAGGGAGGAGGCTTGTATGATAGGGAACATAATCAGGACAAACCTTGTCATTGGAGTGAGAAGCTATGTTTACCCAGTATACATATTAATAGGATTAGCATATGGTCTCATGCTTATGGTCTTTCCCGAGCAGTACCTCCCGACAATGGTGCCGATCTTCCTCCTCTTTGAGCCGGGACTTGTTGGTTTTATGTTCGTAGGAACAGAGATATTCGCCGAAAAGAAGGACGGTGCGATAGGTGCTTTAGCAGTCACGCCGATAGAGTGGAGAAGCTATATCTTAGCTAAAACACTCCTTTTGAGCGTGCTATCAATCATCGGAGCCATACTTATAATGGCAATTGGTACCCGCTCCCTCAATGGACTTCCATATGTGATCGTGGGAGTCTTCTTAGTTTCCATAGTTTACACACTCCTCGGTATAGGAATCTCGGCAAAGTATCACGATTTGGATGACTACTTTGTTCCGATAATGGGGGTTCTGGTAATTTCACTCCTCCCATTTGTCCATTATCATGGCTATTTGACGAGTGAAATCTGGAAAGTCCTTTATGCAATCCCAAGTTATCCCGGGCTTTACTTCTTCAAGGCACCCTTCGAGGAAATCTCTAGGGACGCAATGACATGGTCCGCTGTGGCTTTAATTGTTTGGGCAGGTATAGCATATTACATAGCTAGAATAAGGTTTTACAAATATGCTGTGGAGGGATTGAGATGAGTTTTGTGAAAAAGTTTGGGGCTATCTACAAGACCGACCTTAAGCTTCTTCGCAGAGACCCCATGCTTCTTTACAGTGTGACAATGATACTAGTGCTCCTTCTCATTGTCCGCTACTTCAAGGATCGCATCGGCGTTTACTATCCGATACTGGCGCTCCTTGTAATGGTATTTATCCCCATGATACTGGGGATGATACCCGGATTCATGATGGCCGACGAGAAGGAGGACAAAACCATACAGGCCCTTCAAGTAATTCCTATCTCAAGTGAAGCTTTTTTGACATACAGGCTTACATGGACCTCCATCACTACCGCCGTACTAACAGTTATATCTCCAAAAATTCTCGCCATAGAGTTTTCGCAAAAGGGGTTTCTGGCTTTAGGGGTTCTCTTCGTCTTTGAGGTTTGGATTTATGGGTTGCTGATCACAGTGTTTTCAGAGTCTAGGATGCAGGCTTTGACGGTTTCCAAGGTTCTCGGATGGTTCTTAATGCTGCCACCGCTGATAAAGCTCGTCGTCGTCTGGAGAAACCTCTCAATGGACTGGAGCAAGTTCACGGCATTCTTGCCGACCTACTGGCTCTACAAAGTATTTGAAGGTATCCCACTTAACGACTACAGCGACTTTCCAATAGCAATTGGTGTCCACTTGGTGTGGCTTGTTCCGCTAGTCCTTCTTTTTAGAAAGAGAGTTCTTTGATCTTTTTTCTTTTTGAACCAAAAACTTAATTTATGTTCATACTTATTCTAGAATGGGGAGTAGAATGAGCGAGATAATTGAGGTAATTTATGAAAAAGGTGTTTTAAAACCTTTGAAAAAGCTCCCATTCAAGGATGGAGAAAAATTAATTGTTGAGATTAGAAAACGGGACAAAAAAAGCTCTTGGATGAGCTTGAGGGAAGCATAAGACTAAAAAAGAAGATAAAACTCGAGGAAATCCTGGAGCTGGAGGATGACCTATGGTTATCTACATAAATGTAATTGTCAGCTATCTGCTTTATACCGAGAGAACAAAAGAGGCTCGAAAAATTCTTGAGCAGGAGGAAGCATTTGCTACAACAATAAACACGCTAG harbors:
- a CDS encoding thiamine-phosphate kinase, encoding MEREIIELFMRHLKLQGDLPLGDDAGAIKWKNEWLVVTNDMLVRTTDVPDIMTPEQVGFKVFTMNVSDVAAMGATPIGFLFSIGVPRDFERDYLEGISRGIARASEFYRTPIISADTNEACDLIIDGIAVGKTKRLLTRSGAKIGDLVCVTGDIGRALAGLKVYFRNLKIGERTRKVLYEKLLEPKARIKEGQVLSKYANAAIDISDGMSKELHLIAEMSKVKIIINAEKLPIREEVFEVAELLGLDPIEVALASGEEFELIFTIPEEHLDQLDFDFAVIGRVEKGEGVYLRRNGKLEKMPVLGWEHLSKF
- a CDS encoding nucleotidyltransferase domain-containing protein yields the protein MVLYGSYAKGSPTKRSDVDICLIKPKEGVYERVLKKLGEKYDIKVFEELPLYIQIDIIKNHKVVYENELELSEYFYQFRKLWKDMEHRIKENQFSSVREKIDLRRRANEKAKILRKT
- a CDS encoding HepT-like ribonuclease domain-containing protein, encoding MEKEAGLLRQFNAVRNAIVHKYDRLNLKIINEALNRVDELYNIVIKLIESYESLVSLQ
- a CDS encoding helix-turn-helix domain-containing protein — protein: MKRIKFRIPIDKVNYEFFNAFKWFMDLVEWGYGDTYFFLGSDVVKLVEIKFKEDLKAEEIVKKLLEIPHVRDAKLIPKNDHYLLYVRANIFEAPFPKNVLEVFDIQKKGVVVFEKGTFTSKEIYLYVICEDELVGDVISVVKKVYGGELVSIEEYSPEDNPLSKLTGKQLETLLLAYKSGYFDDPRRITLRELAEMLNLSPSTVKEHLRKAQRKIFEELIG
- a CDS encoding type II toxin-antitoxin system VapC family toxin yields the protein MSGKTVYLDSNAIIKRYVKEKNSEEIIKLYRKAYNGEVKLSFSLWNIGEVLGVLDKARRLERLDIESYELVRARFLSETLRMKQLGILRLIPVHASILEKSWQLIEKYHIYQADALQILSSKRINVDEFYTGDKRLNEVAISEGLNSVIV
- a CDS encoding ABC transporter ATP-binding protein, coding for MPVIEVKNVRKYYGDVRGVENLSFEVEEGEIYGFLGPNGAGKTTTVKILVKIIKDYTGEVKVFGKDLRKWGKDYYNKIGVSFEFPAVYSKLTALENLQFFASFYKKHLDPMNVLKMVGLDKEANQLVAGFSKGMKKKLDLARALLPDPEVFFLDEPLEGLDPASARKIKDLLLEMRENGKTIFLTTHNMYVADELCDRVGFIVDGAVRLVDNPSELKVKMGKRLVRVEYVANGGVAVKEFPLENIGQNEKFLKIIQEHEVRRINTEEPTLEEIFLKVTGRRLV
- a CDS encoding fluoroquinolone export ABC transporter permease subunit codes for the protein MIGNIIRTNLVIGVRSYVYPVYILIGLAYGLMLMVFPEQYLPTMVPIFLLFEPGLVGFMFVGTEIFAEKKDGAIGALAVTPIEWRSYILAKTLLLSVLSIIGAILIMAIGTRSLNGLPYVIVGVFLVSIVYTLLGIGISAKYHDLDDYFVPIMGVLVISLLPFVHYHGYLTSEIWKVLYAIPSYPGLYFFKAPFEEISRDAMTWSAVALIVWAGIAYYIARIRFYKYAVEGLR
- a CDS encoding permease, with the protein product MSFVKKFGAIYKTDLKLLRRDPMLLYSVTMILVLLLIVRYFKDRIGVYYPILALLVMVFIPMILGMIPGFMMADEKEDKTIQALQVIPISSEAFLTYRLTWTSITTAVLTVISPKILAIEFSQKGFLALGVLFVFEVWIYGLLITVFSESRMQALTVSKVLGWFLMLPPLIKLVVVWRNLSMDWSKFTAFLPTYWLYKVFEGIPLNDYSDFPIAIGVHLVWLVPLVLLFRKRVL
- a CDS encoding antitoxin family protein — protein: MSEIIEVIYEKGVLKPLKKLPFKDGEKLIVEIRKRDKKSSWMSLREA